The DNA window GGCTCAAACAAACCGAATAAAAGTTAATAGCATGTTGGCCCTTTCCTACTCATTGGTTGCATAGAGCTTTAGAGTAATATTTTATGGTTATGTGTCCCTTTGTATGGATGGTGGACCTTCTTCTGAAAGAAAGGGAGCGATatcaatcacaaaaaaaaagacaacTATGCCCCTAAACATCTTAAACATCCAAGACCCAATTCCAATTGCTGCCCAATGTTATTAGAATAACAACAAAATGCTACTGCAGGCAGAAAAAATTGCACCACAAAAAAATAGTGAAAATTCAGCAAAAAGTCAGAAGATTGATGGTGCTCCAACTGTCTTCATGAAATAGTAATATATGACTACAATTCTTCATAAAGGCATGTAAAATCGTTGATGGGATTCACCTTTTTCAGTGTCGCCATACCCATCCCAAATTAAATACACACAAGCTATTGAGGAACCAACCCAATTTCCACCCTCCCCAATCCgccagagaaaaaaaaaaaactcaataaCATGGAACACATAAATTGCATGGGACATCAAAATGTGTATGTCATGCTTGATAATATCTATACAAGCAAATATTGCACACCAAGAAAATTCATCAGAGTGCCCATGCCCATATACCTTCACAGGATTAAGCTTTGGCAAGCCTTGTGGAAAACGTTTCCCTAGCTCTTGTACTGCAAGCAGCGTACTTTGCCTAGCTTCAAGTGGCCGAAGATCTGAAGGAATTGATATTCTGATTTTGCTGATGGTGGAAACTAGGCCCAACTGAACAGGAACCTGAAGGATAAAAAGAACATGCCTTATCTGTGCACATATTGCATCTTAACTTCCAAAAATATATCGAACACTAATAATGGCATTCTCAAATTGGGGAATGTTAGCCCATCACTCAAAGATGCAAAAATCTTTCAATTGCATTAGTTATCTACCCACCACATGCATTTCTCCCTTTTCTCCAGGACGAGGGGGACATGGCTTGGGACGAGAACCATTTTCACTTGATCCAAGTGAGCAATGAAGCAAAGTATCCACAATGTAGCTATTACCACGAGCCGAAGCCAATGCAGCAGGCAAAGAACCCGATGCTGGTGGGGACTTTTTCACCACATTGACAACAACTCCCCATCCCCAATCTGTTCCCCCTTCGCGCACCTTCACCTGCAAGTCAAGAGAATAACATGAGCACGGCATAAAGAGTGGCAAATTGATCAAAACTGCTGGAGAAGAGGAGGACAAATACTCAATCAGTATGATTCTAAAAGGAAAAGGTCAGATGAAAGTACCTCATCCTCCCCCAACCAACAACCCCCCTCCCCCAACtcaagaaaaagaggaaatgaACCTTGGAATAGAAGAAAGCAAAGGTGAGGAATAGATGTGCCAATAAATGCAATGCCATAACTCAAAAACCAGGATAAATACTATAACAACTTGATAAATGAAATTAAATAGTCAATGTGTTTAAGACACAGAACTAGCATCTCAAAGGTACATCAGAGAGGGTAATTCACAAGGCCTTCAACCTGCATGTGACTGATCTGCTGATACCCATTTGCAAAGCTGGAGCACCACAGAAGGAGACAAGTGAAGTCCAGAATATGGGATGGGGCTCCTTTGCATCTTTTGGACAttaacaagagaaagaaaaacaaggttttaaaaaGAAAGCACAGAAATCTAGATCAGCACTCCATTCCGTATAGGGCTGGCTTGAGAGTCAACACCGATCTCGAGCCGAGCATTAATATATATAAGTCGAACTTGAGCAGCCATTTGTTAGGCTCAATTGCTCAAAGAGCCGCTCGAAAAGCTTGAGTTAATGTGAAATTACAAAAATGCCCCTACATCAATTAAAATCGAGCTGACTTCGAGCTCCTCGCGAGCCAGAATGTTGAGCGAAACTCGAGCTGCTCGCAAGCCAGAATGAGTTGAGCTCGAACTTTCCTTTTCCTAAGTCGAGTTGAGCTCgagcttcattttttttggctCGATGAGCTTGAGATCGAACTCGAGCTCGCACATAGCAAGTCCAGCTCGGCTCGATAagttcaaaactcgactcgactcagcTCATTTGCAGCCCTAATTCCGTAACAACCTCTACTTTGTGAATTCACGTTACTAAAGTGTCAGTTGCaaattattttgtatttttgagTTGCATCCACTTAATGCCTTGTAATATGGGTATTTCCAATTCTCAACAACAACAATTTAAGTATCTTCTCCAGCTTATTTCAAATTAACTTTAATATTGAGCTGGATTACTTAAGCTATAGGAGTCGAGCACGTTTTGGTCTTTCAGATAATAGAAAGGAAGCCATGGTAATTTTCAGAGAAAGACCTCCAAGTGTCTTCTATAAGAGTCATCAGTCCTCCTTTTGACGTAAAAGTCCAAGTATCTGTCACAATACAAATATTCTCTAGGTCACTTTTGCTATAGAAACTAACGTAAATCTTCTGCTGCAGTATAGATTGAGCAATTATCCTGAGATATTTCTTCAATTGCAGCTAAAGCATAAAAGTAATAACCCATGGAGATTTCTGAGATGTTATTATCGTAATCATGTGAATATTTCTCCCACCATCCTACATGAATGAGTCATTATCAAGTGTGGCAACTGTTATAGAGGGCTATAATAATTTTTTCGGATCGAACTTCAATCTGTGTCTTAAAAGGTAGTTAAACACGTTGCATTCAAAAATTTAACCAGGCACTCCATCGGTGGAACCCTGCCAAAACCTAAATTTTGCCTACTATGTACTCTTAGGAAAAGTCGCCCTTTGTCCTGcatcataaaaaattttagcaTGAAAATTCATATATTTTTGCCAGGAAATAATTTGCTAATTTGCCCATGAGCTGTAAATGTATGTAGACTCTAACATAGAACTTGATTTAAGGAAAACTTTGACATAGAGCATTACAGCACAAATTGTCGAACAACTCTAGGTCTTGGTCCCACATCTACTTGATCAAGAAGACAACCTAAGCCCCTGCAGAAAAAACTGACCTATAGCTGATATCCTCTAAAGATAAAACAGAAGGTCTATTGGTAAGATAAAGACCACAGATCAGATCCACATGACCGGCTATCCATGAAATGCAGAGGAACTCACCTACAATACTTTCAGCTACCATGTCTTCATCTCAAACAATTGCACAGAGAGGTCCAACAGCGGCCAAGGGCACCTTGTTTATTGGCAAGAATGTTAATATGATGAAGAGTCTCACATTTAACTTCCACCAGCAGTGCACTTACTAAATGTTAAATTATCTGTTAATTCATAGTCCAATGTATTTCCGCTTTAAGATCCTATGATTGAAAGAAAAGATACCAAAAGAACAAAGATCTCCAATAATAGCTGTCAAGATTAAATTATTCGCCATAGTAAATGTTCTCAAACTCCAATAACTGGCTTGACCGTGAGGCTGCAGAAACTAACCCACAAGGTATGTAACTATGTTTCTAATCTCTTATGTTTCTGCCTCTCCTTATTTCTTGCCTTTCAAGACTAGCTTCAGACATTTCTAACTCAGTATGGGTATAGCCCCAGCTTTTGATGTGTAGGAAAAAGATAAATATGCTTTtgaaagatacatcaattctgGACTTTACTACCAAGAATTCTGCAAAGCTAATAGTTCCTTTAGATCACTGGTAGGTAATTATTCAAGGTCCTAAGAGTTTTAGTATCagtaaaaataatcaaaagtaTAGGCCCCCTGTCtttggagtgtttttcaaaaactagtttttcaaatacaataaaaatttttaaaaatactctaaaaggtaatctaaaaattattttaaatttttttaaaattttaaaaaatatctcaaaatatattctagaaactcttctactcttaaatatcccaaaatattttctaaaaatattccaaaatatactctaaaaactctgctacagcaaagtttttcaaaaacacccccaaaaacagctaatccaaacgatTAGTTGCTAGAAATTTGTCACGAAAAGGTTTGAAAAGTGCATCACATATTTCCAGAATCTACTCAAAACCACTTCCCAAAGCATCCTGTAGGACAAAAAGTGTTGCTAATCCTACTTAAGCCATCCCCCCATCccaaaaatagagaaaaaagaAGAGTGTGATAATTACAGTAATGATCCTTTCTATTGTTTCTATTTCATTCTGCAAGACATCCCCTTTACCCCATACCATGATAGCAATTGGTGAAAAACAATTTTGTTCTTTACAGCAGATGGCAATGAGGCCCTTGTCTACATTATCTGGTCTCCCATCATTTTCCTTTTGACTCTTCATGAAGGTGGTTTACCTAAACACCCAATGCTGACCTGCCAAAAAGCTCCAATACAGACTATTGGTTTTAGATACTTGGTAACATGTCCACTTCATTCTTAACTCCAATTCCTAATAAACAACCCCCACTACGAAAACAAATaacaatagtaacaaaagaagTGTCCTCACAATCAAAACTTCCAAATTTCACTTTAAAAAAGTGCTGTCTTTGTTTTGTACACATATGAATAGGTATACTCCTATTGCTTTGTACTAATCTAAACCAAGTATCTAAACTAACAATAGCAGAACTTCATGTTAGTCATCACAGAGAGTTAAGTAGACCACCTTCATGAAGAATGAGGACAGAACCTAGAGAAAGGGAGATCAAAGCAATATCCCTATTTGCCATACAAGCAGCAAAGAACACACACAAGCACTAACACAGTTCGGTAAAGAACAGATGTATTGCGAGAAGAGATTATATCCAGTAAAAGCTAGCATCACTACCCAAGATAAAGGAGCACATCCCCTCTAATGGCAAGCTCGATATTACTTTTCGACAGGTAAACCTTGGAAAGCATATTAAAGAGCATACCCAAAGGGGATACACTTAAACTCTGTCACAAGCAATTTTACATCAATAAATACATAATTTGCTCCTAAAATTGCTGTTAGCATATGGAACTTCCCCTAATAGATAATGGATCTGACTAATTTCTACCATACAACAATATGCACATACTTCAAAGGAGAAGTTGACAATAACTGGAATAGGAACATTTTGATTGGAATATAAGTTAAGCTTCAATATCTGGGTATATCTTGAGGTAAAGAGATCACAAAAATCTCTGTTAAGATAAAGAACACATCACAATGCATCTGTACATGTAACAACATGCAGAATAATCTTAAAATGATATGGAGTacaaatttaattaaaaaaaacctTCAAATTCAGGGTGGAAAAAGGAGGAACCCTGGTTCTCTTCAAAGTCCGTCATGACCAACTCATCCCTACCCCCAAATGGAGAAGCTCTTATGTCAATTGAAGTTTGCAGTATTTCCTCAACTAGCCAATATAAAATTCACCTATTTTTTCATGCCAATTTGAATTCAGTAACATACGGTTACCCAAAATATGAATGCTCAAGTGCCTCTAACAGCAGTTCCTCTCAGCATATGCAATCACAAAACAACACTTAACACAATCTAGCTGCCACTAAGCCCATTGACCTCCATGGAAGTCTGTTTCTTTTAGTTACCTCATTCAATGACTGAAGCATGATAAAGACACAACACAGTAATACAATTCATATTTACCCAAAATGAAACAATCAACTTGAGCACATGTTGAATATTACTAAATGATCAAATGCCTACTTTTAATCACCTAAGTAAAagcaaatcaactaaaatgaaCCTTGGCACTGAACATGCATATTGAACAATACTCATAAGTCCTAATTTCAGATCTTTTTTTGAAACTCTTTTGTATGTATAAGGAAGGGGAAGTGGGAAGGAAGAACCACTAGAGGAACTGAATGGGGCAGAAAGAATCAATTCCACAATTCAAGATTGAACTCCAAACAATATAACCTTTCTGTATTTAACTTGgcagaaaaaaaatcaaagtgaaACTCAAATAAGCGTCAAAGTTGGTGTTCTAAAATGCTAAGGATTCATCATCTTAACAAATATTTCCTTTACATCCTACAtctaaaagaaaacaaaagtttgTTTAAATCAAACTATCGAAGACAGTGTGACAAATAATTTACAAAATCAGTACATATCCAGAAGATTTACATTTTATAAAGCATTATTTAATATGAAAGCGATCCATTTGGAAATAGAGGGAGAAACAGAGAAAATAAATTATGAAACAAGTATCTATGACTTCTTCAGTGTTATTTGCATTAAGTCAGATTGTGACTATTCATCCTAAAAATGTTTGATACAAGTTAATAGGAAACAGTATTCCAAGCCTATATCCAATCTATTCGATCTTTTTGAGACTTTGATACACAATCTTAGTAGTTTGGGAacaaattttttattcataGGGTAAACATACATAAAAACATATCGATGGCATATCAAAAAATTACTATATGAGTTTATTTAACATGTTCTGCATTCCAAACTAGAATATGAAGATGTTGCAATGACCCTAATAATATTTCATATAAGTATGGGAGCAAGTTTCTTaaatgaaattgaaatactAAATGAAATCAAAACTCCAATATGAGCATCTCATTATCAGAGTAGGATTGGTTCAAAGAACAAGAATTGACTATTTCCCCTAATAAGCTTCTTTAGCCAATGCAGGGGAATCTGATTCTCAGAATGAATCTAGAAAATAAGCAAAAGGTGCACGCAGCTTCTTGTATCTAGCAATACCATATCTACTACACATTGACATTCAAAAGTTGGTTACTTCAATGTGACATGAGGTGGTAGTAAACTAACATACAAAAggaactcaaaaaaaaaaaaaaaacttacaaaaGGAACCTTAAATCGTTTTTTCCCCATTAGGCAACATGTAGCCACTAAGAAATGTGGCTTCATGTTCCTCCTCTGTATGGCAACTTTCTACCATGTTCATCACATgtgcatttaatcatttaaaaaaaaatctaaaaatcaAAATGGTGAAAATGTGACGAACATTTTTCCCTATTTTATTCCCATGAAGAGAGCACTTTCTCAAAGTAACTTCTATAACAAAAGCTTCAAAACTCAAAAACACATGAAGCACACGTTTTGACAAAAGTTTGTGCACTTAGTCAGCAGCGTAGAGAAAATGTGGGTAATAGATGTGTTAAATGAACACTAAACAACCTCCTTATAGTCCAAGGTGAATGTGCACATTAAGTTTAATGATGAGCTTATTTCATATATTTAAAGGTATTCCTTTTGCAGCATTTGTCCTATGACATCCTCCATCCCATAGCCTGTTGGCAATCAACAAAATAGGGGAATGCTTTTATGCTTCTAAGTCATGCCACCTCATGCCTAGATAGATGCACATCAAACTCCTACAAGTGTCCATGCTTCCTAGCTTACTTAAGCTGTTCGAGAAAAATTAATCCTCGAGGAAATTCAGCTAAAATCAGAATAATTTAGAATTTCTCAACTCTATCTGTAATTAAGTTTCAGACTCAGCCCTTCCGCAATTCATGGTAACGTGTTAGAACAAAATTGAAGAAGTTCTAAAGAACATCCTTGAACACCTTCCAGGAAGTAACCTATACAACTCCATTTTCCAATAAAAGTAGCACTTTTTCCCCAAAATCTGAAAGTAGAGTCGTAAATTAATTGTTATTCTATTCAGAAACTGCATTATATCAGTCATAATCTATGTTCACTATTATAGAAAATCACAGGATACGTTGCAACTCCTTGACAGAGGGTTTTTCGACCACCACATATCCAGTTTTAGGATTATAAATTTCTaatgaaaatacaaaaataaacaCAACTTCAACCATGATATATGCAACCAGAGTACCTAGAACATTCTAACTGAAAATTGAAGATTAACATCAAGAAAACAAACTTCTATTGAAACCAATTTTGAACTGTTAAGAGTTCTTGATAAGAAGAACCTTTCACAACATACCAGCCTTCCAGGCTGCAGGAAATAAAGAATTCTTTCAGGTTGTGTTATTTCAGCCATCAATTTCTTTTCATGGTGCGCTATCTCCAGCTTTAGTTTATGATATTCAGCAACTTCAGCCTAAAAATAGATACAAAAACGATATCAGGAGCTAATGTGGATCAGAAAGAACATAAAATGATAGCACATTAGCAAAATTGTATACCTCCCCTGAGGCATCAAGCTTTGCAGCTTCCTCTTCCAACTTGGATACCTTTTTTCCTATATCAGGTAAAGCCTAGAAAGGGGGAAATAAGGTTTAGAAATTGTAAAGTGTGCTAAGTAAATTGTAAACAATATTCCCTCTTTCTGTTGGAAGTTAACAACTTATAATCAAGATGCAAACCTTTTCATACTGAAATTGGAGAAATGAATTCTTGATCACATGCTCAGCTGTAAATTGTCCCTCAGCCtgactcatcaagttcaagatAGAGTAGTAGCTAAGCCTGAAAGTGCTGACCAGTGGGGCTGGTTTGCCCAAAACCATGTCCTTAAGAGTATTCATCTCCATCTAGAATCCAGACCAAAACATGCACCAGTCACCACAAATATTTGAAGTTCTACATTTTGGAAACATttataaaaagaataaagaatgatTCACTTCAATGCACACTTGACTGCTCTAATTAGTAAAGTAAGACTAATGGGAAATAACCAATAGccagcaagaaaagaaaaatgaaaggaaaagctcGATCTTGAGGAAAGGCAATCCAGAGCCCATGAAATGCATACTATGAACTTGAATTAGCTCTCTTTGAAAATAACACACTATCATAAGTATAATCTAGTTAGTTAACCACCTGCTCGTCAATCATTATAATGCAGATTCCTCGATCATCTTTGCCACGTCGACCAGCTCTTCCACTCATCTGATGAAAACCCAATGAAATTTCTGAGATCAAATGCTGAAAGGAAACACAATGAATTTATGATAGAATGATATGGCACTTACTCACCTGGATATACTCACCAGAACCAATGAACCGATGACTATCACCATCCCATTTTTTGACACTCGTAAACACCACAGTTTTTGCCGGCATGTTTAATCCCATTGCAAACTATAAGATAGCAATCTAACAATTACTATTATCTTGTGACATGCTTCTGTATTCACTTAAATCAACTAATTGAAGCTCTATAAGGTATCTGTTTTTGCCGTTGTCTCATGCTTTTAGCTTGTTTTAAGCTACAGACTTTTGTAAAAAAAAGTGTTTACTGTCCAAAACTTCTAAGACAAAAACGCCAtttgaattttcaaaagtttttccAAATGAATATTTTTTCAAAGCAGCTTTTTTAACATCAAAATAATGAGATAAGATCCTCAGCTGAAGGGCTCTCACCTTCTACTTTTGGAAGTAAACAAGGTGAAATTGGGGAtacattaaattaaaaaaagccAAATTACTTTTCAGTTACAATGTTACCGTCTCAGTGGCAAAGAGAGCCTTAACAAGTCCCTCTTGGAAGAGGAGTTCCACCAATTCTTTGATAATTGGGAGTAGGCCAGAATGGTGAACAGCAATTCCCCTTTGAAGCAGTGGTAACATCAGTTCAATTGCTGGTAAGCTTCTATCTTCCTCATTCAAGCAGAGCACCGCATTTCGGAAAACTTGCTCAACCACATCTTTCTCGTCCTGGGTGTTAAAATCAAGTTTGGACATGGACATTGCATGTTGTTCACATTCTCTTCTACTGAAGCTAAAAATTATTACTGGCTGAAATTTACGTTCCATAATCATCTGAAATATAATCAACATTTGGATTTCAgagtttttaaaaaacataTCACCAATACAAGGAAGGAGAAAAAAGGAAGCCTACACACAGAATTTCAGATAAGAACTAACGGGGAAGGATAAGataaaaattaacaatttaagTTGCGATTAGCGATTTGATTGTACAGAAGTTAAAAGTAGCTACATAGTCAATAGAAGTTGTAGTTCAGAATTGAAACCCCAAGTGCAAAGTGGAATATTAGTAGAGAAACAGAATACAAAAGTAATTAATACAGTGCAATTGGACCTTGACAATCTTGTAAATATCAGTACCACCAGAAGCATTTCCAGCTTTTGCAATTCTGCCACTTCCTTTGGAATTCGCACTTTTGTTGCCATCTCCCAGCTTCTGCTTTGTAAATGTATCTTgcaacttcacaaaattatcctCCCTGAATTGCTCATTCTCATCCACAACAAGATAAAGGCCAGATCCGCCCATAGGGAACACATAATGTTGCAAAGGTGTTGGTCGGAAATCTGTATAAACCACATGACAGGGTTGTTTGTGTATATTACATATCCACTCCGCAAACTCCGTAGCATTTGACATTGTAGCTGACAAGAAAACCATCTTGATAGCAGGAGGTAGAAATATTATACTTTCCTCCCAAACAACCCCTCTTTCACGGTCCTTCATGTAATGAATCTCATCAAATATAACCCAGGCAACTTCTTTTAAAACCTCAGAACCTCTGTAGAGCATGCCCCTCAGAATCTCGGTTGTCATCACCAGACAACTTGCATTCGGCGAGAGTGTTACATCACCTGTCATCAATCCAACATCTGAAAACTCCTGGTTCAACTCTCTATACTTCTGATTGCTCAGGGCTTTGAGAGGAGAAGTATAAATAACCCTCTGCTTATCCCTAAAAGCCATTGCAATTGCATACTCAGCAACAGCAGTTTTCCCAGCAGAAGTATGTGCCGACACCAAAACAGACTCATTCCGCTCCAAACACGCCACAGAAACTTCCTGAAAGGGATCAAGCTTAAATGGATATGTCTTAGCCATCTCCCCATTATAAAAAGGATTCGAAAGCGTCCCATGAATCGACTCATTTTTACTCAAACTATACCCACTCGGAACAGCCACCTCATGGACACATGTCCTAGACAAAGTACGCCTTTTTGACGCAGAATCCTGCTTCAAATTCTCGTCATTTTCTAAATCTTCTTCAGGCTGTTTACGTTTCCCATTATTCGGAGTCCCCTCCATTCCTAACTGCTACAGCTTCTAATAGAAACCCTTAATACACTCCGATACTCTGCACCCAAAACcagggagaaagaaaaaagataaaaaatctTAAAACAAACTCTAACAAGCATTTCTGctcctttctttctctctccctACACATCAAAATATTAGCAACTAAagctagggtttttacttcaaAGTggacaaaacaaataaaaatgctACGAAAAGTAAAACCTTCCCAATTTTAGGGCATTACCGCATAATACACATTCTTCAATTCAGTTTACAATCTCGTTTAACCACATAAAAGCCCTAACCACAACGAAAcacaaaacacacacacacacatgtgtCAATATTCAATATATGCAACTTCCAAGCTGAAATTCCTATGTTTATTCGACTGAGAAATCGAAAAGAAGTAATGTTTAGTTCATTATTATGCTTTGTTCGCATGCATGTACAGATTTCAATGGCGGCAAAAGGAAACATTGTGCAGAATCAAAAGGTAAATGCAGCAAAAGATATAAGCAAGAGCAGAAAATAACGGGAAAAAGGgtaatttcttcaaattttcgGGAAATTAATCTTACCTTTGATAAATGGAGTCGAACAAGGCCGCCGGTGGCCGGAAACTTTTTGAAATTTGGTGGAGGGAGAAGGAGAGGTAGAGAGCTGTCCGGGCCGGAGCTCTTGCTGGTGGGAACGGGAAATCTGGCGTGGTAAGAAATTACCTCTCAGGTTTAAGAGTTAAGACCAGTGGTCCAAAGCTACACGCTTTAGGATTGGGCTGCTTGGGCTTGAGTTTGTACTTGGGCTTCAGTTATCTCGCCTCGTGTATGAGTATAGGCCCGGCTCATTTGTAGGCCCGTTAACTCTTTTTTTGGCTTTGAAAAAGCAAAATGACACTACTATGTATGCAGTGTCATGTTTCAAGCTTCTTGTAAAACTGTGCAGAAAGATGAGTGCATTGATGGCAAATTTCTAGTGGGGGGAAGagaatgaaaaggaaaaattcattGGTACTTTGAAAAAGGTTAACAATAGAGAAGTATAATGCAAGACTAGGATTTAGGGATTTTCAAAGATTCAATAAGGCATTGCTTGGTAAACAATATGAAGAGTACTAACACGCCCAAATCTGTTGGTGAGTAAAGTCATGAAAGTAAAGTACTATCCCAAAGATTCAATTCTAAActgcaaagaaaagaataatgCATCTTGGATATGGCAAAGTTTAATGGGAGCAAGAGAAGAGGTAAATAAGAgtgccaaaaaaaattttggaaatggaAGAAGTACAAGAATCTGGGAAGATTGCAGGGGTGAAAAATTAAATTCACCTAACCCTCATGATTGCAAGCTAAACAAAGTGGAAGAACTAATTTCAGATGGAACATAACACTCATTTTCAGGATCTTTTGCTCAGAAGAAGCAGGAAAAATCCTTAAAATACCTATAAGCCTAGCAGGAAGGCCAAACAGCTACTTTTGGAGCCATAGCAGTGCAGGGTAGTATACAATTAGATCAGCATATGAAGCAATGACTAGTGAGAAAAAACAACAAGAAAGAAGGGCCAAcaatgagagagagagacaagctatgcaagagagaaagaaagggcATGGAAATAgttatgaaaaatgaaaatcaagcaCAAGCAGAAActgttcatttggaaatgcCTAAATCAAGTCCTACCAGTTAGAAAAACTATTTTCACAAGAACCAGAAAAAGAGAACTGATTTGCAAGAATTGTGGTGAGGAGGCTAAGACACTGGAACATCTTTTCTTTCAATGTGGAAAAGCAAGAGTGATATGGAAAATGGGCCCCCTTCAATGGGATAGGTTATATGCACACATAGGTAACTTCAAGAGCTAGTGGACAAGACTAATGCAagcaaagagaagaaaggacgGCATGGAGCACATTGCTTTGACAGTGGATATATTGTGGTAGTTATGGAAGGTTAGAAATGATAGGGAGTTCAAAGATAAAGAGAGACACCCTATGGAAGTAATACAAAAAAGTAGTGAATGATTGGGAGGAATATAAACAAACATAATACACACCAACAAAGATGAGTATTTCAGAAATAGAAGTAGCTTCTAAACAAGAACAAAGGTttgcaaaagaagaaaatacactaaaaatatGTGTGGAAATAGGGCAACACAAGGAAGGTTAAAACGTGGGGATTGGAATTTTTGTTGAAAACAACCAAAACCAGTTGCAAGCGACATGGAAACTAAGGGAAAGAAGTACCGATTCCATGATTCTGGACTACTTATAGGCCATTAAATTGGCCTTTAGTAAGGTCAAGGATCAAGGATGGGAGAGTGTCAAAGTCCACACATCTTGCAACCAAATCCTAAGTCTAATCAGCAAACCATCCTCAAGCGACATTAGAATTTCTGCACACCTAGAGGACATCAAGGATTTTAGCTCAATGTTTAGGAAATGCTCATTTGATTGTCCAATTATTGAATAGAATAGACTACGTAAAAAATTGAGCAAAGTTGCTCAAAG is part of the Coffea eugenioides isolate CCC68of chromosome 6, Ceug_1.0, whole genome shotgun sequence genome and encodes:
- the LOC113774706 gene encoding DExH-box ATP-dependent RNA helicase DExH10 → MEGTPNNGKRKQPEEDLENDENLKQDSASKRRTLSRTCVHEVAVPSGYSLSKNESIHGTLSNPFYNGEMAKTYPFKLDPFQEVSVACLERNESVLVSAHTSAGKTAVAEYAIAMAFRDKQRVIYTSPLKALSNQKYRELNQEFSDVGLMTGDVTLSPNASCLVMTTEILRGMLYRGSEVLKEVAWVIFDEIHYMKDRERGVVWEESIIFLPPAIKMVFLSATMSNATEFAEWICNIHKQPCHVVYTDFRPTPLQHYVFPMGGSGLYLVVDENEQFREDNFVKLQDTFTKQKLGDGNKSANSKGSGRIAKAGNASGGTDIYKIVKMIMERKFQPVIIFSFSRRECEQHAMSMSKLDFNTQDEKDVVEQVFRNAVLCLNEEDRSLPAIELMLPLLQRGIAVHHSGLLPIIKELVELLFQEGLVKALFATETFAMGLNMPAKTVVFTSVKKWDGDSHRFIGSGEYIQMSGRAGRRGKDDRGICIIMIDEQMEMNTLKDMVLGKPAPLVSTFRLSYYSILNLMSQAEGQFTAEHVIKNSFLQFQYEKALPDIGKKVSKLEEEAAKLDASGEAEVAEYHKLKLEIAHHEKKLMAEITQPERILYFLQPGRLVKVREGGTDWGWGVVVNVVKKSPPASGSLPAALASARGNSYIVDTLLHCSLGSSENGSRPKPCPPRPGEKGEMHVVPVQLGLVSTISKIRISIPSDLRPLEARQSTLLAVQELGKRFPQGLPKLNPVKDMGIEDPEIVELVNQIEQLEQKLFAHPMNKSQDEHQLKSFQRKAEVNHEIQQLKTKMRDSQLQKFRDELKNRSRVLKKLGHIDADGVVQLKGRAACLIDTGDELLVTELMFNGTFNELDHHQIAALASCFIPGDRSTEQIHLRMELARPLQQLQDSARRIAEIQHECKLEINVDEYVEASIRPYLMDVIYCWSKGASFAEVIQMTDIFEGSIIRLARRLDEFLNQLKAAALAVGEVDLEKKFAAASESLRHGIMFANSLYL